The following proteins are encoded in a genomic region of Brachypodium distachyon strain Bd21 chromosome 1, Brachypodium_distachyon_v3.0, whole genome shotgun sequence:
- the LOC100844546 gene encoding eukaryotic initiation factor 4A, producing the protein MAGMAPEGSQFDAKNYDSKMQELLSQGETEEFFTSYDEVHESFDDMGLQENLLRGIYAYGFEKPSAIQQRGIVPFCKGLDVIQQAQSGTGKTATFCSGILQQLDYGLVECQALVLAPTRELAQQIEKVMRALGDYLGVKVHACVGGTSVREDQRILASGVHVVVGTPGRVFDMLRRQSLRPDHIKMFVLDEADEMLSRGFKDQIYDIFQLLPGKIQVGVFSATMPPEALEITRKFMNKPVRILVKRDELTLEGIKQFYVNVEKEEWKLDTLCDLYETLAITQSVIFVNTRRKVDWLTDKMRGRDHTVSATHGDMDQNTRDIIMREFRSGSSRVLITTDLLARGIDVQQVSLVINYDLPTQPENYLHRIGRSGRFGRKGVAINFVTREDERMLFDIQKFYNVVIEELPANVADLL; encoded by the exons ATGGCAGGAATGGCACCAGAAGGTTCCCAGTTTGATGCTAAGAACTATGATTCTAAAATGCAGGAGCTGCT GAGCCAGGGTGAGACTGAGGAGTTCTTCACATCCTATGATGAAGTTCATGAGAGCTTTGATGACATGGGCCTCCAAGAGAACCTTCTCAGAGGAATTTATGCTTATG GTTTTGAGAAGCCTTCTGCCATCCAGCAGAGGGGAATTGTTCCTTTCTGCAAGGGGCTTGATGTTATTCAGCAAGCACAATCTGGAACAGGAAAGACTGCTACCTTCTGCTCTGGAATCCTGCAACAGCTTGACTATGGTTTGGTTGAGTGCCAGGCCTTGGTACTTGCTCCCACCCGTGAGCTTGCGCAGCAGATTGAGAAGGTTATGCGTGCACTTGGTGACTACTTGGGTGTGAAAGttcatgcatgtgttggagGAACTTCTGTTCGTGAGGATCAAAGAATTCTTGCAAGTGGGGTGCATGTTGTTGTTGGAACACCTGGTCGTGTCTTCGACATGTTGCGTAGGCAGTCTCTGCGCCCTGATCACATCAAGATGTTTGTCCTGGATGAAGCTGATGAGATGCTTTCCCGAGGTTTCAAGGATCAG ATTTATGACATCTTCCAGCTGCTCCCCGGAAAGATTCAGGTTGGAGTCTTCTCTGCTACAATGCCCCCTGAGGCCCTTGAGATCACTCGTAAGTTCATGAACAAGCCTGTGAGGATCCTTGTGAAGAGGGATGAGCTTACCCTTGAGGGTATCAAGCAGTTCTATGTCAATGTGGAGAAGGAAGAGTGGAAGCTCGACACACTCTGTGACCTGTACGAGACCCTTGCCATCACCCAGAGTGTCATCTTTGTGAACACCCGCCGCAAGGTGGACTGGCTCACTGATAAGATGAGGGGCAGGGACCACACAGTTTCTGCCACTCATGGTGACATGGACCAAAACACTAGGGACATCATCATGAGGGAGTTCAGATCTGGTTCTTCCCGTGTGCTCATTACCACCGACCTGCTTGCTCGTGGTATTGATGTGCAGCAAGTGTCCCTGGTCATCAACTATGATCTTCCGACCCAGCCAGAGAACTACCTCCATCGCATCGGTCGTAGTGGTCGTTTTGGTAGGAAGGGTGTTGCCATCAACTTTGTGACCCGTGAAGATGAGAGGATGCTGTTTGACATCCAGAAGTTCTACAACGTGGTGATTGAAGAGCTCCCAGCCAACGTTGCTGACCTCCTGTGA